Within Oncorhynchus nerka isolate Pitt River linkage group LG8, Oner_Uvic_2.0, whole genome shotgun sequence, the genomic segment TAGGCCCACTGTTGACTCACGAGGGGGGAATAAAGCTGTGCCATAGTGACCTTTTTAAATGTCCTGAAGCCTAACATGGCTGTCGCTGTGACATTGATGTGGTAGCACGCTGTTATGGACAAATCCTAACTTGAGTTACGCATTTCTGGGTTGGGGAAATCAAGCGttgatgtcaatgggagattTGCACAAATCGTATTGATTGCACCACCTACTGCTGGCACAGGGATGGAGTAAGAACTCTGCATACATTCACATCTCCATTCATACGTTCTGATCAAAAGGCGCCAAATCCAAGCAACACCATCTAGGAAAACCAATCACATCACTGAGAGTAAACTACCACCTGCTTCAGCCAATCGACTGTAGCTCCCTGTAATCTGACATCCAATCACCTCAGAGCGTTCAACGTGGTTCACCTCTACCTCGGAGCTTTTCTGTAATTCCATATCTGTATCGTATCCCCCTTTTCCTTCCATTTCACTGTTCTTGAAATAGCTGCATGCTGCCAAGTTCAAACCCACAGGGACTATTCTTTGACTTATCCAACATTAAGTCCATCGGCAGATTTAACAGCCCACATGTATCTGGGATACCTTCTGATGTTACAGAAGGCTTTTTCAGATATATATAACTTAACTtactaaattgttttttttaatgataaATTGCTTATCTTTGGCTGTAATTCACTTCCGTCAATGAAGCTCTCACAAGCCAGCTAATATTATTGTCTGAAAAACAAACTGCTACAACAGAGATGTTAGAGACAAGAGCATTCTATGCACTCTAGAGTGGCCCCTAACGCAAAGTGGCAATCACACAAATTGGTACTACTTACAAAGACAGAGGCCATCTAATGAGCTGACGTGAATGAccattgtctttgtgtgtgtgtgtgtgtgtgtgtgtgtgtgtgtgtgtgtgtgtgtgtgtgtgtgtgtgtgtgtgtgtgtgtgtgtgtgtgtgtgtgtgtgtgtgtgtgtgtgtgtgtgtgtgtgtgtgtgtgtgtgtgtgtgtgtgtgtgtgtgtgtgtgtgtgtgagtgcatgcatATATCGTCTGCTCCTCTGTACAAGCCAAGCTACTCTAATGAGCCTAGGGGCAGTTCATCCACTCTATAATTGGGGGGAAACACATGATGTGAAAAACACGACAAGAGAGATTGAAAAGAAGAGAGAACcagaacctgagagagagagggaaagagagagagatagtaagataggaagaacgagagggggagagagaggggcgagaaataaagagagagagtaagagagagagagagagagagagaaggggagatagagagggggagagagagaaagagagagagagagaaagagagagatggggagagtaagagagagcaggagagagagagagagagagagagagagagatagagaaagagagagaaagggccttctcttgatctctctctgtggttctatggTTCCTCATTAGACTTTTATATGAGCACAAACCCAAAGCTACTAGCTGTTACTAGCTGCTGTTGCTTCTCTGCCatgcagtctctctcctctctgctctaaaGCCCTGTGTTTGGAGCCTGTGACTATCTTGGCTGCTGCATTTGGAGGGAGGAGAGCGAATGATGACTTGAACTACATTTCTGGCAACATTCAAGATGTGGCGTGCTGGGGGGGGGGCATTCCCCTTCATGCATTATTGAAAAGAGAGCGAGGAATTAATTGTAGACTAACAACCAGGATTTGTGTAAAATGATCCGTGTGATACTAGGGAGACATCTCCCCCACACATACACAGCTACTGTAGcaggttatctctctctctgtctctctctgtcttgtgtcATCCCCCATCTCTGTGTCTTGTCATACAACATGTTCCCATTGTGCAAAGATCCAAGAACAACACAGACGCCCCGCCATTTACCTCTAATCACTTactaatttgtgtgtgtgtgagtgcgtgcgtgtgtgtatgtgtatgtgtgtgtgcgggtttgtgtgtgtgtgtgtgtgtgtgtgtgtgtgtgtgtgtgtgtgtgtgtgtgtgtgtgtgtgtgtgtgtgtgtgtgtgtgtgtgtgtgtgtgtgtgtgtgagtgcgtggtGCGTGGGCCTGCCTCTATATATGAACATGTGTTTGAAGTCATATCCCTGTAAATCCAGGCAATCATTTATGCAACCCCCCTCCTTGAATATCAATAATTTCAAAACCTTCAGAGATCACGTGTTTAGGGATGTTTTTGTTTGCCGTATCATCAAAGTGCTTCTCCCTGCCTTTAAGGGAACAGGACCTAGTATCCATAGTGACGGAGCGGCCAGGGGAGAATAAGGACCATCCATCTCCAGGCTGGGGCTTTGTGACGGCGACCGCCTCTAATTTATACCGCAGCCGCCAAACTGTGGCGCGTGCTGAAATGGCACCATTCCTCACCGCTAACCcgtgccccccccccccgacgATGGCCAATGATTTATCCCTCACCGGAAACACCAGCAGCAGAACACAGCAAGCCTCTGATACAGGCCTCTGTTTTTCACTTGAGATAGTCTCTCTGAATCATACTGTAAAAAGGAAGAGAGGGGTCGAATTTGGGAATCGGAGACTCGCGCCCTTCCTCGAGACTAAGATTAGTCATGTCGTTGCACCGATAGGGACAACTTCATGTATTTAATCACAgtacagtcagaccagtacaGACTTGTATACACTAGCACAGatcaatgaatgaatgaattcatCTGTGTGACCGTACAACTTTTGACACTCCTCAAATGAACGGAAAGAGAGGCTCACAAGCACTAACAAGAGAGGCTCACAAGCACTAACAAGAGAGGCTCACAAGCACTAACAAGAGAGGCTCACAAGCACTAACAAGAGAGGCTCACAAGCACTAACAAGAGAGGCTCACAAGCACTAACAAGAGAGGCTCACAAGCACTAACAAGAGAGGCTCACAAGCACTAACAAGAGAGGCTCACAAGCACTAACAAGAGAGGCTCACAAGCACTAACAAGAGAGGCTCACAAGCACTAACAAGAGAGGCTCACAAGCACTAACAAGCTCAGAAAAGTCTGAGGAATTTGAAGAGACCTCAACACAACGTCATCCATCACTTTAGACAGTTTCCAGAAACATCCATCCAGGGCATTAATCACAATGTAACTGCAGATAGTGTGACTTTACGCAGAGCCTTCGTGTAACTGCAGGAAACTatagagaacagtagagatggCAGGGAAGCTCTTTAGACTAAGAGGCCAGCTCCCCTGCATTAAGACCCACTGATGGGTTTGTTTACTAGCTAATgttcagcacagcacagcagctgTGGAGAAACCTGCCTGACTGCTATTCATGTGGCTGTTACTGCTATTCAGTGAAATGTCCATTTCTCGTTTCTTCAGCTTGTCTGCATTTTATCTGAGGAGGAGCGGTAGCTAATATAAACTAAATACTGTTGCGTCACATCGAAGCTCTGCTTTGAGAGACACCGTTGATGTAACATTTAACCTGAAGAGATTAAATGAAATGTGTTACTGAATTGCTAATGCCGCAACGGAGTGAGGTAAATTATGTTCATTACTTGTGAGTGTGAATTGCCCAACCCTCtaagacggagagagaaacagatcccGGAGATGGTTAACACTTCAAATGAATCCAATGGTGCAGCAGCCCACCCAGAAACATGGCCCCTCTAATACACCTTTAGAGTGAGACAAACCTCTCATTATGGTTCTGTTGTGTAGTGTGGGGTGATGAGCCTTCACCTTTCATTTAGTAGAACAAAATAAATACTCTGGAAATATGCACCTCTTGTTACTACGTGTTTCATTGTCAGAATGTAGAACAGATTTAACAGTGTTCTAGTTGAATACAGCTCACTTATGAATCTCTACTCTTGTATTCCAGCATTGGTAACGCAAGGAAAATCAGACACTGGCTTGTGGTGAACAAAAATTGATGTTGAATGACAAGGTCAATCATCAAGACCTTGATTCGATGGATCAGGTGTGAAAATAGTTGGTtagtactgctgtgtgtgtgtgtgtgtgtgtgtgtgtgtgtgtgtgtgtgtgtgtgtgtgtgtgtgtgtgtgtgtgtgtgtgtgtgtgtgtgtgtgtgtgtgtgtgtgtttggtactCACAGCGCTGCTGCAGCGTATGTCCTTGACCTTGAGCCAGGCCAGGTCCAGGGTGCCCTCGCCCTTGTAGCACGACTGCAGTCGTTCCTTGATGCGCTCGTTGATCTCGCGCAGAGCGAACACGCACAGCGCTGACTCCTGCGAAGCCTCGCGTGGCCGCCGCTTCTGGCCCTTGGAGAAGATAGTGAATAGGACGTCATCGTCCGGCCCCACACCTAGCGAGCGCCCCAATATGGCACCCGCCTTGGAGAGGTAGGCCGCCTGTAGGAGCCGGTACTCCACGCCGCCCTTCACACAGCCCAGGGGTACCTCCACATACGAGTTAAAGGCTGTGTCGTCTTTACACAGACGGACTATTTTAGAAGTGTACACCTGTTCTCGCCCCGTGGAGGAGGAACCGGTGGCCGGCCCGTTCCCCATCTCCGGCTGCAGCGTGAGGAAGTAGACGAAGTTACCCGAGCCAAATCCGTAGACGTAGTAGATGTCGAAGTCAGGCACAATGGTGAACGTGTCTGACGGGATCTTGATCATGGATGCCACGAACTCGTCGTGGAAGACGTAGGCGAACATGCCGTCCTCCTCCGAGTTGCGCGCCAGCTTGCGGCTGGAGATGGTGGGGAAATACTCGGGTTTGCCGTCCACTGCCGTGGCCACAAACAGCTTGTCGGGCGATGAGTCCCCGTACGACACGATGACGCCGAACACCGAACCGCTCTCGTTGACCCCGGACAGGTAGTGCTCCTTCTTGTGGAAGGGCTCTCCCAGCTTGAACAGGTCGTCCAGACGGAGGAGTTTACAGATGCCCTGATAGAGACTACCACAGGCTAATAGCCGGTTCTCCCGGTAGTCCATCAGCAGCATCTTGTTGACGTTGTTGGTGAGGGACAGCGGCTCGCTGCAGGGCTGCACAATGCGTGGCGGGTAGCACTTGCGGTTGTCCTCGTCGGGGCCAGTCTCGTGATACACCTGTACGTTTAGGTCGGGGGAGAGTTTGTAGATGCGGTTGACCGCTCCCAGGTACACGTTGCCGTTGCGTTCGTCCACGGCCACGTGGTTGAACTTCCACTCAGGGTTCTCGTTGCTGAACGTGCTATAGTCCTCCTCCTCAGCTGCGTCGATGGAGGCAGTGATGATAGTGACGCCGTCGGGGGCATGAGGGAGGGGCCTGGATGCCAACAAGAGAGGGATGGCCAGGGCAAACAGGAAGCAGCATAGGGTAAGACAGGAAGTCCGTGTCCTGGTGTGGTGGGACTCCATGGTCCGCGGTGTCAGGCAGGGCTAGAAGGGGCTCGGTCCAGTACTCTCAGCCAATCCGTGATCAGGCCTCTCTTGGGATTGAGGTCATTCTATacctggagaagagaagagaaatatGAGGTGGGAAACACACAACATTCCTGCATCTACATAAAGAATCTCCATACACATTTATCACATATTTATTATACTGAGTATCAGACATATTTATTATACTGAGTTTCAGATATATTTATTATACTGAGTATCAGATATATTTATTATACTGAGTTTCAGATATATTTATTATACTGAGTTTCAGACCTATTTATTATACTAAGTTCCAGATATATTTATTATACTGAGTTTCAGACATGTTTATTATACTGAGTTTCAGATATATTTATTATACTGAGTTTCAGATATATTTATTATACTGAGTTTCAGATATATTTATTATACTGAGTTTCAGATATATTTATTATACTGAGTTTCAGATATATTTATTATACTGAGTTTCAGACATGTTTATTATACTGAGTTTCAGACATATTTATCATACAGAGCACTGCACCAATAAAAAGGCAATTAGGAAAGTagaagaatgagagaggagaaaaagagagacagacagccggaggtttacatacaccttagccaaatacattgaaaCTTTTTTcacaatttttcacaattcctgacatttaatcctcgtaaaaatccCCTatgtaggtcagttaggatcacctctttattttaagaatgtgaaatgtcagaataatagtagagagaatgatttatttcagcatttatttctttcatcacattcccagtgggtcagaagtttacatacactcaattagtatttggtaacattgcctttaaattgtttcacttgggtcaaacatttcgggtggccttccacaagcttcccacaataagttgggtgaattttggcccattcctcctgacagagctggtgtaactgagtcaggtgtgtaggtatacttgctcgcacacgctttttcagttctgcccacaaattttctataggattgaagtcagggctttgtgatggtcactccaataccttgactttgttgtccttaagccattgtgccacatctttggaagtatgcttggggtcattgtccatttggaagacccatttgcgaccaagctttaacttcctgactgatgtcttgagatgttgcttcaatatatccacatctttttccatcctc encodes:
- the plxna4 gene encoding plexin-A4 produces the protein MESHHTRTRTSCLTLCCFLFALAIPLLLASRPLPHAPDGVTIITASIDAAEEEDYSTFSNENPEWKFNHVAVDERNGNVYLGAVNRIYKLSPDLNVQVYHETGPDEDNRKCYPPRIVQPCSEPLSLTNNVNKMLLMDYRENRLLACGSLYQGICKLLRLDDLFKLGEPFHKKEHYLSGVNESGSVFGVIVSYGDSSPDKLFVATAVDGKPEYFPTISSRKLARNSEEDGMFAYVFHDEFVASMIKIPSDTFTIVPDFDIYYVYGFGSGNFVYFLTLQPEMGNGPATGSSSTGREQVYTSKIVRLCKDDTAFNSYVEVPLGCVKGGVEYRLLQAAYLSKAGAILGRSLGVGPDDDVLFTIFSKGQKRRPREASQESALCVFALREINERIKERLQSCYKGEGTLDLAWLKVKDIRCSSALLTIDDNFCGLDMNAPLGVSEMVQGIPLFSDSTDKMTSVIAYVYKNHSLAFVGTKSGRIKKVGGRPLILLHFPVAWCSVSEPQPGPLLPPTPPSQGALSWGNWMMRCWGALGLLLCFSLFSDVLTGV